One genomic segment of Caldimonas brevitalea includes these proteins:
- a CDS encoding Crp/Fnr family transcriptional regulator, which produces MHTRDMALAENHLLALLPRRDRVSLLAACETVQLDLGEVLCEPGEPTRHVYFPCDCFISLVSAIRGEPGLEVGMVGREGMLGAQLALGVSAIPLHAVVQGAGMVRRIAARRFRRELAGSKALQLTLNRYVYVLMAQLAISAACTRFHNVEPRLARWLLMTQDRAHSDSFHLTHEFLAHMLGVRRVGITGAASDLQRQDLIRYRRGDIIVLDRAGLEAAACSCYAADRRAYDATIR; this is translated from the coding sequence ATGCACACTCGCGACATGGCCCTTGCCGAAAATCACCTGCTCGCCCTGCTGCCGCGCCGCGACCGCGTGTCGCTGCTCGCCGCCTGCGAAACGGTGCAGTTGGATCTGGGCGAGGTATTGTGCGAACCGGGCGAGCCTACTCGCCACGTGTACTTTCCCTGCGATTGCTTCATTTCGCTGGTATCGGCGATCCGGGGCGAGCCCGGGCTCGAGGTCGGCATGGTGGGCCGCGAAGGCATGCTGGGGGCGCAGCTCGCCCTCGGGGTGAGCGCCATCCCGCTGCATGCGGTGGTACAGGGTGCAGGCATGGTACGGCGCATTGCGGCGAGACGGTTTCGCCGCGAGCTTGCCGGCAGCAAGGCGCTCCAGCTGACGCTGAACCGCTACGTCTACGTGCTGATGGCGCAGCTTGCGATCTCGGCCGCTTGCACGCGGTTTCACAACGTCGAGCCGCGGCTCGCCCGCTGGCTGCTAATGACTCAGGATCGCGCGCATTCCGACAGCTTCCACTTGACCCATGAGTTCCTGGCCCACATGCTGGGCGTGCGCCGCGTCGGCATCACCGGTGCGGCCAGCGATCTGCAGCGGCAGGACCTCATCCGCTACCGCCGTGGAGACATCATCGTGCTCGATCGCGCCGGCTTGGAGGCGGCTGCGTGCAGCTGTTACGCAGCGGATCGACGCGCCTACGACGCGACGATCCGGTGA
- a CDS encoding Crp/Fnr family transcriptional regulator, which translates to MATRPDPRKNLLLAALPAEEWARWISALEPVEMPLGEVLYESGMAMTHVYFPTTSIVSLLYVMEDGASAEIAVVGNEGIVGISLFMGGETTPSRAVVQSVGEGFRMRGHLLKDEFNRSGPVLHLLLRYTQALITQMAQTAVCNRHHSLDQQLCRWLLLSLDRLQSSELVMTQELIANMLGVRREGVTEAAANLQRAGLITYRRGHITVVDRKGLEQRTCECYSVVRKEYERLLPLGTAQ; encoded by the coding sequence ATGGCAACGCGTCCGGATCCCAGGAAGAATCTCCTTTTGGCAGCATTACCCGCCGAGGAGTGGGCGCGCTGGATATCAGCGCTCGAACCGGTAGAGATGCCGCTCGGCGAGGTGCTGTACGAGTCGGGCATGGCCATGACCCATGTGTACTTCCCCACCACTTCTATCGTGTCGCTGCTGTACGTGATGGAAGACGGCGCCTCGGCGGAGATCGCCGTGGTCGGCAACGAAGGCATCGTCGGAATATCGCTGTTCATGGGCGGCGAGACCACGCCCAGCCGCGCGGTCGTGCAAAGCGTGGGCGAAGGCTTTCGCATGCGCGGGCATTTGCTCAAGGACGAGTTCAACCGCTCCGGTCCGGTGCTGCATTTGCTGCTGCGCTACACGCAGGCGCTGATCACGCAGATGGCGCAGACAGCGGTGTGCAACCGCCATCACTCGCTGGATCAGCAGCTGTGCCGCTGGCTGCTGCTCAGCCTGGATCGGCTGCAGTCGAGCGAGCTGGTCATGACGCAAGAGTTGATCGCCAACATGCTCGGCGTGCGGCGCGAAGGTGTGACCGAGGCAGCAGCCAACCTGCAGCGCGCTGGACTTATCACGTACCGGCGCGGCCACATCACGGTGGTGGACCGCAAGGGGCTCGAGCAACGGACCTGCGAGTGCTATTCGGTGGTCAGGAAGGAATACGAGCGCTTGCTTCCGCTTGGGACGGCGCAATAG
- a CDS encoding aldo/keto reductase: MTDTRPPVPRVSLCPNGLQLSRIVAGAWRMDAWGWTPQQRQRWIEQNLEVGVSSFDHADIYGGYTVEALFGEALALAPSLRARLQLVSKCGIQLVSAARPEHRLKAYDTSYDHIVASAEHSLRALRTDHLDLLLLHRPDPLMDADEVARAFDHLRQAGKVLHFGVSNFTPAQFSLLASRTALSTNQVECSPLQLQALHDGTLDQAQQLRLKPMIWSPLAGGRLFTGDDERSRRVRACLERIAARYGCSPASVAYAWLLRHPALPLPIVGSRRIEAVQEAVAALSVPLDAPTWHEIWSASTGHEVP; the protein is encoded by the coding sequence ATGACAGACACCCGCCCGCCCGTGCCCCGGGTCTCGTTGTGCCCCAACGGTTTGCAGTTGTCGCGCATCGTCGCCGGCGCCTGGCGCATGGACGCCTGGGGCTGGACGCCGCAGCAGCGCCAGCGCTGGATCGAGCAGAACCTGGAGGTGGGCGTCAGCAGCTTCGACCACGCCGACATCTACGGCGGCTACACGGTCGAGGCCTTGTTCGGCGAGGCCCTCGCGCTGGCACCGTCGCTGCGCGCACGTTTGCAGCTCGTCAGCAAGTGCGGCATCCAGCTGGTGTCGGCGGCGCGCCCCGAGCACCGGCTCAAGGCCTACGACACCTCCTACGACCATATCGTCGCGTCGGCCGAACACTCGCTGCGGGCCTTGCGGACCGATCACCTCGACCTGCTGCTGCTCCACCGGCCCGACCCGCTGATGGACGCCGACGAGGTGGCGCGTGCCTTCGACCACCTGCGCCAGGCCGGCAAGGTCCTGCACTTCGGCGTGTCCAACTTCACCCCGGCGCAGTTCTCGCTGCTGGCCAGCCGCACCGCGCTGTCGACCAACCAGGTCGAGTGTTCGCCGCTGCAGTTGCAGGCCCTGCACGATGGCACGCTCGACCAGGCCCAGCAACTGCGCCTCAAGCCGATGATCTGGTCACCGCTGGCCGGCGGTCGCCTGTTCACCGGCGACGACGAACGCAGCCGCCGCGTGCGTGCCTGCCTGGAGCGCATTGCGGCGCGTTACGGCTGCAGCCCGGCCAGCGTCGCCTATGCCTGGCTGCTGCGCCACCCCGCCCTGCCGCTGCCCATCGTCGGCTCGCGTCGCATCGAGGCGGTGCAAGAGGCGGTGGCGGCCTTGTCGGTGCCGCTCGACGCGCCGACCTGGCACGAGATCTGGTCGGCCAGCACCGGCCACGAGGTGCCTTGA
- a CDS encoding exonuclease domain-containing protein encodes MSPSELQRCLSVHPRLAFVDLETTGGSAGSDTITEVAIIEVDAAGVREWSSLVCPGRPIPPFIQSLTGITDAMVADAPRFESLAPEIVRRLEGRLFIAHNAGFDHGFLRHHLQAIGVAFAPQVLCTVKLSRRLYPEQERHNLDALVARHRLQVTHRHRALGDAQLIWQFWQAASRELSADVFTGALRRQLGGAARPAQLELPGLHDLPEGPGVYLFYGEHDEALYVGRASRLRQRVLSHLRSGQAQGKPLSQQVRRVEWRATSGPLGSALQELALRQVLQPRHNAPAAPAQPLPQAAVPAWPYPGAIGVREADALHLLDRWSYLGTARDGDDIAALLHRPARFDAETCQLLLAQLNRLPARRVTLLDAQLDLWSSACA; translated from the coding sequence ATGAGCCCGTCCGAACTGCAACGCTGCCTGTCGGTCCACCCGCGCCTGGCCTTCGTCGACCTCGAGACGACCGGCGGCAGCGCCGGCAGCGACACGATCACCGAGGTCGCCATCATCGAGGTGGATGCTGCCGGCGTGCGCGAGTGGAGCAGCCTGGTGTGCCCGGGCCGCCCGATCCCGCCCTTCATCCAGTCGCTGACCGGCATCACCGACGCGATGGTGGCCGACGCACCCCGCTTCGAAAGCCTGGCACCCGAGATCGTCCGCCGGCTCGAGGGACGGCTGTTCATCGCGCACAACGCCGGCTTCGACCATGGCTTTCTGCGGCATCATCTGCAGGCGATCGGCGTCGCCTTCGCGCCGCAGGTGCTGTGCACGGTCAAGTTGTCGCGCCGGCTGTATCCCGAGCAGGAGCGCCACAACCTCGATGCCCTCGTGGCACGGCACCGCCTGCAGGTCACCCACCGGCACCGGGCCCTGGGCGACGCGCAGTTGATCTGGCAGTTCTGGCAGGCAGCGAGCCGGGAGCTCTCGGCCGACGTGTTCACCGGCGCCCTGCGGCGTCAGCTGGGGGGCGCCGCGCGCCCCGCCCAGCTCGAGTTGCCCGGGCTCCACGACCTGCCCGAGGGGCCGGGCGTCTACCTCTTCTACGGCGAGCACGACGAAGCCCTGTATGTTGGACGCGCAAGCCGGCTGCGGCAGCGCGTGCTGTCGCACCTGCGCAGCGGGCAGGCACAGGGCAAGCCGCTGTCGCAACAAGTGCGACGGGTCGAGTGGCGAGCCACCTCGGGCCCGCTCGGCAGTGCGCTGCAAGAACTGGCGTTGCGTCAGGTGCTGCAGCCACGACACAACGCCCCTGCCGCGCCGGCGCAGCCACTGCCGCAAGCGGCCGTGCCAGCGTGGCCCTACCCCGGCGCCATCGGCGTGCGGGAGGCGGATGCTCTCCACCTGCTGGACCGTTGGTCCTATCTGGGGACCGCCCGCGACGGCGATGACATCGCCGCGCTGCTGCACCGACCCGCCCGCTTCGACGCCGAGACCTGCCAGCTGTTGCTGGCGCAACTGAACAGATTGCCGGCCCGCCGGGTCACCTTGCTCGACGCCCAACTCGACCTGTGGTCTTCGGCTTGCGCCTGA
- a CDS encoding calcium-binding protein, protein MAILNGTPGNDVITDTSADPTSILNANWSAGEDRLIGLEGDDTYLLNSAGDRAIEFADEGTDTVISRLVAITLTDNIENLTLDNTAPVTALNGAGNALANIITGNSADNLLNGLGGNDTLSGENGADTINGGDGDDIINGGNGADTLNGNAGADSINAGNGTDIVNGGAGGDTLNGDNGADTLNGGDGNDTLNGGNGVDALNGGNGADNLNGGNGADVLAGNAGNDTLNGDNGTDTLFGNVGTDTLDGGGGNDDLRGGNGNDTLTGGGGADTFVFGFRGAADADAIVDFVTADSIVLINQLDNGLPGAISPGVLGLTFVGGNVPGNALATGSFFKGANFTGNAAGNISGIYVDTTDGEIWYNPTTAAGGDAALLGTVTVVAAGTVTAADFIYGA, encoded by the coding sequence ATGGCAATCCTGAACGGCACCCCCGGCAACGATGTCATCACCGACACCTCCGCCGACCCCACCTCGATCCTCAATGCCAACTGGTCCGCCGGTGAAGACCGCTTGATCGGCCTGGAAGGCGATGACACCTATCTGCTCAACTCGGCCGGCGACCGTGCCATCGAATTCGCCGACGAAGGCACCGACACCGTCATCTCGCGCCTGGTGGCGATCACGCTGACCGACAACATCGAGAACCTGACGCTCGACAACACCGCCCCGGTCACGGCGTTGAACGGCGCCGGCAACGCGCTCGCCAACATCATCACCGGCAACTCGGCCGACAACCTGTTGAACGGCCTGGGCGGCAACGACACGCTGTCCGGCGAGAACGGGGCCGACACGATCAACGGCGGCGACGGCGATGACATCATCAACGGCGGCAACGGGGCCGACACGCTGAACGGCAACGCCGGCGCCGACTCGATCAACGCTGGCAACGGCACCGACATCGTCAACGGCGGCGCCGGCGGCGACACGCTCAACGGCGACAACGGGGCCGACACCCTCAACGGCGGCGACGGCAACGACACGCTCAACGGCGGCAACGGCGTCGACGCGCTCAACGGCGGCAATGGCGCCGACAACCTGAACGGCGGCAACGGAGCAGACGTGCTGGCCGGCAATGCCGGCAACGACACGCTCAACGGCGACAACGGCACCGACACCCTGTTCGGCAATGTCGGTACCGACACGCTCGACGGCGGCGGCGGCAACGACGACCTGCGCGGCGGCAACGGCAACGACACCCTCACCGGGGGGGGCGGGGCCGACACCTTCGTGTTCGGATTCCGTGGCGCTGCCGACGCCGACGCCATCGTCGACTTCGTCACGGCCGACAGCATCGTGCTGATCAACCAGCTCGACAACGGCCTGCCGGGTGCCATCAGCCCGGGGGTGCTGGGCCTCACCTTCGTCGGTGGCAACGTGCCCGGCAATGCGCTGGCCACCGGGTCCTTCTTCAAGGGCGCCAACTTTACGGGCAATGCGGCAGGCAACATCAGCGGCATCTACGTCGACACCACCGACGGCGAGATTTGGTACAACCCGACCACCGCGGCGGGCGGTGATGCGGCGCTGCTGGGCACGGTCACCGTCGTCGCGGCCGGTACCGTGACCGCGGCCGACTTCATCTACGGCGCCTGA
- a CDS encoding catalase family protein yields MPQAQQPLQYVRYSDQIETRQADEEELIDKIVASMGRVNRKVFDRHRHATRDAHAKSHGVLKGELIVYDGLPEPLRQGVFAAARRYPVVARLSSAPGDILSDRVPSPRGMALKLIGVDGPRLLPGRGEARTQDFLLVNHPVIPFGHVHAYWEVQQTMEKHADNPELVRRAVAALARGAGKVADLLHVDHPTLEAVGSPDLHPLGDTYYSMAALRYGDYVAKVSAAPLSENVKRLAGQHVNGDGDSLLRDLVVDFFAAQGAEYELRVQLCTDVQRMPIEDASVVWPESDSPYLPVGKLVFPAQPAYSPARRVYADDVLSFNPWHGIEAHRPLGSIMRVRIKAYEMSSRFRHEMNVRERVEPRSIDEIPD; encoded by the coding sequence ATGCCGCAAGCGCAGCAACCACTGCAGTACGTCCGCTACAGCGACCAGATCGAAACCCGGCAGGCCGACGAAGAAGAGCTGATCGACAAGATCGTCGCCTCGATGGGCCGGGTGAACCGCAAGGTGTTCGACCGTCACCGCCACGCCACCCGCGACGCGCATGCCAAGAGCCACGGCGTGCTCAAGGGCGAGCTGATCGTCTACGACGGGCTGCCCGAGCCGCTGCGTCAAGGTGTGTTTGCCGCAGCGCGGCGTTACCCGGTGGTGGCGCGACTGTCGAGCGCTCCGGGCGACATCCTCAGCGACCGTGTGCCCTCGCCGCGCGGCATGGCCCTCAAGCTGATCGGTGTCGACGGCCCTCGGCTGCTGCCCGGGCGCGGCGAGGCACGCACGCAGGACTTTCTGCTCGTCAATCATCCCGTGATCCCCTTCGGCCACGTCCACGCCTACTGGGAAGTGCAGCAGACGATGGAAAAGCACGCAGACAACCCGGAACTGGTGCGCCGTGCCGTGGCGGCACTCGCGCGCGGCGCCGGCAAGGTGGCTGACCTGCTGCACGTCGACCATCCGACGCTGGAGGCGGTGGGCAGCCCCGACCTCCACCCGCTCGGCGACACCTACTACAGCATGGCGGCGTTGCGCTACGGCGACTACGTGGCCAAGGTAAGCGCGGCGCCCTTGTCCGAAAACGTGAAGCGACTTGCCGGCCAGCATGTCAACGGCGACGGCGACTCGTTGCTGCGCGACCTGGTGGTCGACTTCTTCGCGGCGCAAGGCGCGGAGTACGAACTGCGTGTGCAGCTGTGCACCGACGTACAGCGCATGCCGATCGAAGACGCCTCGGTGGTGTGGCCCGAATCGGACTCGCCCTACCTGCCGGTCGGCAAGCTGGTGTTCCCGGCGCAGCCGGCCTACAGCCCGGCCCGGCGCGTCTATGCCGACGATGTGTTGTCTTTCAACCCGTGGCACGGCATCGAGGCACATCGCCCCCTCGGCTCCATCATGCGGGTGCGCATCAAGGCTTACGAGATGTCGTCGCGCTTCCGTCATGAGATGAACGTCCGCGAACGCGTGGAGCCCCGCTCGATCGACGAAATTCCGGACTGA
- a CDS encoding PQQ-dependent sugar dehydrogenase, with the protein MHPHLPSPSRPLRRTAVLACGLALLGCGDTANLTVAAGTGPAPQLPEPNRTLIPTVHIAPAKGWPEGGKPSPTAGLAVVAFARDLDHPRWLHVLPNGDVLVAESNAPPKPEGGGIHAWVMKKVMQKAGAGVPSANRITLLRDTDADGIAEQRSILLEGLNSPFGMALVGAHLYVANTDAVLRFPYTPGQTRLTTPGEKVVDLPGGPINHHWTKNIIASPDGRKLYVTTGSNSNVGERGMEHEEGRAAIWEVDLQSRTHRIFASGLRNPNGLAWQPATGALWTAVNERDEIGSDLVPDYMTSVRDGGFYGWPYSYFGQHVDTRVSPPRPDLVAKAIVPDYALGPHTASLGLAWSGGTSLPPLYASGMFVGQHGSWNRKPLSGYKVVFVPFRDGQPSGRPLEVLTGFVNDQGEAQGRPVGVALDQHGALLVADDVGNIVWRVTSAAPR; encoded by the coding sequence ATGCACCCCCACCTGCCCTCTCCCTCCCGCCCGCTGCGACGGACGGCCGTCCTGGCCTGCGGCCTGGCGCTGCTGGGCTGCGGTGACACCGCGAACCTGACGGTCGCTGCGGGCACGGGGCCGGCGCCCCAACTGCCCGAGCCCAACCGCACCTTGATCCCCACCGTGCACATCGCACCGGCAAAAGGCTGGCCGGAGGGCGGCAAGCCGAGCCCGACCGCGGGCCTGGCCGTGGTGGCCTTCGCACGCGACCTCGACCATCCGCGCTGGCTGCATGTGCTGCCCAACGGCGACGTGCTGGTGGCCGAGAGCAATGCGCCGCCCAAGCCGGAAGGCGGAGGCATCCACGCCTGGGTGATGAAGAAGGTGATGCAGAAGGCGGGCGCAGGGGTGCCGAGTGCCAACCGCATTACCTTGCTGCGCGACACCGACGCAGACGGCATCGCCGAGCAGCGTTCGATCCTGCTCGAAGGGCTCAACTCGCCGTTCGGGATGGCACTGGTCGGCGCGCACCTGTACGTCGCCAACACCGACGCGGTGCTCCGCTTTCCCTATACACCGGGGCAAACCCGGCTGACCACGCCGGGCGAGAAGGTAGTCGACCTGCCGGGCGGGCCGATCAACCACCACTGGACCAAGAACATCATCGCGAGCCCTGACGGCCGCAAGCTCTACGTCACCACCGGTTCGAACAGCAACGTCGGCGAGAGGGGCATGGAACACGAAGAAGGCCGGGCCGCGATCTGGGAAGTCGACCTCCAGAGCCGGACGCACCGCATCTTCGCCTCGGGCCTGCGCAACCCCAACGGCCTGGCCTGGCAACCCGCCACCGGCGCCTTGTGGACCGCCGTCAACGAACGCGACGAAATCGGCAGCGACCTGGTGCCCGACTACATGACCTCGGTGCGCGACGGCGGCTTCTACGGCTGGCCCTACAGCTATTTCGGCCAGCATGTGGACACCCGTGTCTCGCCACCGCGCCCCGACCTGGTGGCCAAGGCCATCGTCCCCGACTACGCGCTCGGACCGCACACCGCGTCACTCGGGCTGGCATGGTCGGGCGGCACCAGCCTGCCGCCCCTCTACGCCAGCGGCATGTTCGTCGGCCAGCACGGCTCCTGGAACCGCAAGCCGCTGAGCGGCTACAAGGTCGTGTTCGTGCCCTTTCGAGACGGCCAACCGAGCGGCCGGCCGCTCGAGGTGCTGACCGGCTTCGTCAATGACCAGGGCGAGGCCCAGGGCCGCCCCGTCGGCGTGGCGCTCGACCAGCACGGCGCCTTGCTGGTGGCGGACGACGTCGGCAACATCGTCTGGCGCGTCACCTCAGCCGCACCCCGCTGA
- the groES gene encoding co-chaperone GroES yields MKLRPLHDRVIVKRLENETKTASGIVIPDNAAEKPDQGEVLAVGPGKRNDKGDFVALNVKVGDRVLFGKYSGQTVKVDGDELLVMREEDLFAVIEK; encoded by the coding sequence ATGAAACTTCGTCCGTTGCACGATCGCGTGATCGTCAAGCGCCTCGAAAACGAAACCAAGACCGCTTCGGGCATCGTGATCCCCGACAACGCCGCCGAGAAGCCCGACCAGGGTGAAGTTCTCGCGGTGGGCCCGGGCAAGCGCAACGACAAGGGCGACTTCGTGGCCCTGAACGTCAAGGTGGGCGACCGCGTGCTGTTCGGCAAGTACAGCGGCCAGACCGTCAAGGTCGACGGCGACGAGCTGCTGGTGATGCGCGAAGAGGACCTGTTCGCCGTCATCGAGAAGTAA
- the groL gene encoding chaperonin GroEL (60 kDa chaperone family; promotes refolding of misfolded polypeptides especially under stressful conditions; forms two stacked rings of heptamers to form a barrel-shaped 14mer; ends can be capped by GroES; misfolded proteins enter the barrel where they are refolded when GroES binds) produces the protein MAAKDVIFGGDARARMVEGVNILANAVKVTLGPKGRNVVLERSFGAPTVTKDGVSVAKEIELKDKLQNMGAQMVKEVASKTSDNAGDGTTTATVLAQAIVREGMKYVAAGMNPMDLKRGIDRAVTILVEQLKKASKPTTTSKEIAQVGSISANSDESIGKIIADAMDKVGKEGVITVEDGKSLENELDVVEGMQFDRGYLSPYFINNPEKQAALLDNPFVLLYDKKISNIRDLLPTLEQVAKAGRPLLIIAEEVEGEALATLVVNTIRGILKVVAVKAPGFGDRRKAMLEDIAILTGGKVISEEVGLTLEKVSLADLGQAKRVEVGKENTTLIDGAGAAADIEARVKQIRVQIEEATSDYDREKLQERVAKLAGGVAVIKVGAATEVEMKEKKARVEDALHATRAAVEEGIVAGGGVALLRARQAAGEIKGDNPDQDAGIKLILKAIEAPLREIVANAGDEPSVVVNAVLSGKGNYGFNAANGQYGDMIEMGILDPTKVTRTALQNAASVASLMLTTECMVAEAPKEDAPAGGGMPGGMGGMGMDM, from the coding sequence ATGGCAGCTAAAGACGTCATCTTCGGCGGCGACGCCCGTGCCCGCATGGTCGAGGGTGTCAACATCCTGGCCAACGCAGTCAAAGTGACCCTGGGCCCCAAGGGCCGCAATGTCGTGCTCGAGCGCTCCTTCGGCGCCCCCACCGTCACCAAGGACGGTGTGTCGGTCGCCAAGGAAATCGAGCTGAAGGACAAGCTCCAGAACATGGGCGCCCAGATGGTCAAGGAAGTTGCTTCCAAGACCAGCGACAACGCCGGTGACGGCACCACCACCGCCACCGTGCTGGCCCAGGCCATCGTGCGCGAAGGCATGAAGTATGTGGCCGCCGGCATGAACCCGATGGATCTGAAGCGCGGTATCGACCGTGCTGTGACGATCCTGGTCGAGCAGCTGAAGAAGGCTTCCAAGCCGACCACCACCAGCAAGGAAATCGCGCAAGTCGGTTCGATCTCCGCCAACAGCGACGAGTCGATCGGCAAGATCATCGCCGACGCGATGGACAAGGTCGGCAAGGAAGGCGTGATCACGGTCGAAGACGGCAAGTCGCTCGAGAACGAGCTGGACGTCGTCGAAGGCATGCAGTTCGACCGCGGCTACCTGAGCCCCTACTTCATCAACAACCCCGAGAAGCAAGCCGCGCTGCTCGACAACCCCTTCGTGCTGCTCTACGACAAGAAGATCAGCAACATCCGCGACCTGCTGCCCACGCTGGAGCAAGTGGCCAAGGCCGGCCGCCCGCTGCTGATCATCGCTGAAGAAGTCGAAGGCGAAGCGCTGGCGACCCTGGTGGTCAACACCATCCGCGGCATCCTGAAGGTCGTGGCCGTCAAGGCTCCGGGCTTCGGCGACCGTCGCAAGGCCATGCTGGAAGACATCGCCATCCTGACCGGCGGCAAGGTGATTTCGGAAGAAGTCGGCCTGACGCTCGAGAAGGTGTCGCTGGCTGACCTGGGCCAGGCCAAGCGTGTCGAAGTGGGCAAGGAAAACACCACCCTGATCGACGGTGCTGGTGCTGCCGCTGACATCGAAGCGCGCGTCAAGCAGATCCGCGTCCAGATCGAGGAAGCCACCTCCGACTACGACCGCGAGAAGCTGCAAGAGCGCGTGGCCAAGCTGGCCGGCGGTGTGGCCGTGATCAAGGTCGGCGCTGCCACCGAGGTCGAGATGAAGGAGAAGAAGGCCCGTGTCGAAGACGCACTGCACGCCACCCGTGCCGCCGTCGAAGAAGGCATCGTGGCCGGTGGCGGTGTCGCGCTGCTGCGCGCCCGTCAGGCTGCTGGCGAGATCAAGGGTGACAACCCCGACCAAGACGCCGGCATCAAGCTGATCCTGAAGGCCATCGAAGCCCCGCTGCGCGAGATCGTCGCCAACGCCGGCGACGAGCCGAGCGTGGTCGTCAACGCCGTGCTGAGCGGCAAGGGCAACTACGGCTTCAACGCCGCCAACGGCCAGTACGGCGACATGATCGAGATGGGCATCCTGGACCCGACCAAGGTGACCCGCACGGCACTGCAAAACGCCGCCTCGGTCGCTTCGCTGATGCTGACGACCGAGTGCATGGTCGCCGAAGCGCCGAAGGAAGACGCGCCCGCCGGCGGCGGCATGCCTGGCGGCATGGGCGGCATGGGCATGGACATGTAA